The Paenibacillus sp. FSL R7-0345 DNA segment ATCCGGAGCTGCCGCTGCAGAAAGCGGGGCACGGTGATCTGGTCGAAACCCAAAATGGGGAGTGGTACATGGTGCATTTATGCGGCCGTCCCTTAGAGAACCTTACGGAAAAAGGTGAGCGGAAATATACTCTCGGGCGTGAAACGGCGCTGCAAAAGGTAGAGTGGACCGAAGACGGCTGGCTGCGCCTGGCGAACGGCTCGGTGCTGCCTGATACCGAGGTAGAAGCTCCTGACCTGCCGCTGCACCCGTTCCCGGTGAAGCCGGCAAGGGATGATTTTGAGGGTGCTGAGCTGGATATCAGCTTTCAGTCCCTGCGGGTTCCGCTTGACGATACCTTCTATTCCCTGAGCGAAAGGCCCGGTTATCTGCGGCTGTACGGCCGCGAAGGGCTTGGCTCGAAGTTCCGGCAGAGCCTGATAGCCAGACGCTGGGAGGAGCATCGCTTCACGGCAGCGGCAGCGCTTGAATTCGAGCCCTCCAGCTTCAAGCAAATGGCCGGCCTGATCCTGATCTATGATACCCAGAACTATTACTATCTCCATGTCACTCATCATGAGGATCTGGGCCGGTGCATCAGCATTCTCACCGCTGTTAACAACAGCTATTCGGAGCCTGCCGGATATGTACCGCTGCCGGATAACGCAAAGCGGATTCTGCTGCGGGCTGACGTCGATTATGACAAGCTTCAGTTCTCCTATTCTGTAGATGGTGAAGACGAATATGAGGTAATCGGGCCAGTGCTTGATGCGAGTACTTTGTCTGACGAAGCCTGCCAGGAGGGCTGGTTCACCGGGTCCTTTGCCGGCATCTGCTGCCAGGATTTAACCGGCTTCCGACAGCCTGCCGATTTCGATTATTTTGAGTACTATAACAGGGTGCAGGCAGGCTCTGCTAATGACCATGACTGATATTTTTGATGTGAAGCGGTACGGCGCCGCCGGTGATGGGGTAACGGTGGATACCCGTGCAATCCAGCAGGCCATTGATGAATGCCATGGGTCCGGCGGCGGGACTGTCGTGCTAAGCGGCGGAACGTTTGTTTCGGGGACGATTATCCTTAAATCGAATGTGAACCTGCAGCTTAATCCTTCCGCAGTGCTGCTTGCCAGCCCGGACATCTACGATTTCTCGGAGGACACCCATTATAACCGCTATATTAATGAAAAGGATATGGACAGATGCTTCATTTATGCAGAGGATGCTGTCAATGTCAGCATTACCGGCCAGGGTGAGATTAACGGCAACGCCGAGAACTTCCCTAATGAGGGCAGTATCTACCGGCCGATGATGATGCGCTTTCTGCGCTGCAGCAACATTCATGTCACCGGACTGAGACTCTATAACTCGACTGCCTGGACGACCGCCTTTCTGGATAGTGAGAATATCTGGTGTGAAAATCTAGATATCAGGAACGACAAAAAATACAACGGTGACGGATTGGACTATGACGGCTGCCGGAATGTGTTCATCTCGGGCTGCAAAATCCTCGGTACCGATGATAATCTCTGTCTTCAAGCCGGCAGTAAGGATTATCCGATGAAAAATGTGCATATCGTCAACTGCCATTTCACTTCAATCTGCGCCGGCATCCGGATCGGGCTGAAGTCGGTCGGGGATATTTCGAGTGTCACGATTCATAACTGCACCTTCGAAAATGTGTGGCGGGAAGGGATCAAGATTGAATGCACAGAGGGCGGCAGCATCAGCGATATCGTGGCTTCGGGTCTGGTCATGCGGAATGTATCCCGTCCCGTCTTTATTCTGCTGAATAACCGGCTTGAAGAGATCGGCTCCTCCATCGGGCTTGAGCGCATGCCGGAGATCGGCTCGCTTGAACGGATTATGCTGTCAGACATCATTGCCACTGACGATGAAGAGATGTACAAGACCCATTACCGGTTCACAGATGACATTATGGGCAGCCCGTCCTTTAACGGTATCCGTGTTGATGCGTGCAGGGAGCATCCGATCCGCGATCTGATCCTTAGAAATATCATGTATACTTGCGCCGGTGGCGTACAAAAAACAGATATCCCTGCTGCTTATCCGCAGGTCCATGATATGCGGCTGGAGCATCCGGAGGCAGCTGCAGAGAATTACTATCCCGACTGGAGCCGGACCACCTTCATGGATATCCGGAATGTGGAGCGGCTTACTTTAGACGGCATCAGATTCCACGCGCTGCGGGAGGATACACGGGAATCCTATATAATAGAAGGAAGTAACACGCTCAAGCTGGATATTGTGGAATAATAGAGGATGATAATGGAATGGATTATACAACGGATGCTTATATTAAGGCCTTGTATCAACGGACAGAAGCTGCGAGAAACAACCGGGAGTTATGCCTGACACAGAATGAACAGCGGAATTGGCTGAGGAGCAGACTGAAACAGGCACTGGGAGAGCTGCCGGAGGCTTCAGCTCCTCTTAATCCTGTGCTGCTGGAGCGTGTTGAATACAAAAAATTTATTCTGGAGCGTATTTCTTATTCCACTGAAGAAGCTCTTCATGTGCCCGTTATCGTGCTGGTCCCCAAGACTGGCAATGGGCCGTGGCCGGCAGTACTGGCCTGCCATGGACATGGCAACGGACAGCTTGATGCCGCAGGTCTGAATTCGGATTACAGGGAATTGGAGGAGCCGGGTATACACAACCGGTTCGCTGTCCGGCTGGTTAAGCAGGGGATGATCGTCGTAATCCCTGAGATCCTGGGCTTTGGGGTGCGCCGGGTGGCAGAGGAGATGAAGAACGCTTCCAGTCCAAGTTCCTGCAGCACCCTGGTTTCACAGCTAATGTTATTCGGCAGGACGCTTGCCGGAATGAGAGTCTATGAAGCGATGCGGGCGGTGGATTATCTTTCGATGCGCCCGGATAGTGATTCTTCCCGGATCGGGATATTCGGCTTCTCCGGAGGCAGTCTGATTGCCGCCTATGCCGCCGCGCTGGATGAACGGATCAAAGCGGCTGTACTGTGCGGCTGGACGAACACCTTTGCCGGCAGCATTCTGGCTTTGCATCACTGCATTGACAATTATCTGCCCGGAATCTTGCAGGCTGCCGAGCAACCGGAGCTGGTTGGTTTAATCGCCCCCAGAGCCCTGTTCATTGAATCGGGCGTCCATGATCCGATCTTCCCTGTGCAGCATGTGCATTCTGCCATTTCTCGGCTGCAGCAGATATACTCGGCCCGGGATGCCGGGTCCCGGCTGTCGTATGATCTTCATCCCGGCAAGCATGAAATCTCCGGCAAAGTGTCAGTGCCGTGGCTGTACGGGATGCTGATCACTGAGGCTGTAAATCAGGGTTAGCTATTGGATTTGCCCCACAGCTTCATTCCACATGAAATCACAAAAAGACTCAGCCCATTCAAGCTGAGTCTTTTTAAATTACGTAAGCAGCCCTAACGCCTCACACCGTCCCCGTAATCTCAATAAACTTGCTCGCCGCCGTAGTCAGCGGCATGTTGCGCCTGGTCATAATACCCACCTGAGCCGGGGGAAGCTGGACATCCAGCTTAATCTCGAACAGCGAACCCTCCTCCAGCTCTTTGGAGACGAACTCCCGGGTTACAAAGGAGATCCCCAGACCTTTACGGGCAAATTCAATCAGCAGTCCGACACTGCCGACTTCAATTTCCGGCTTCAGCTCATAGCCGTAGCCCCGGAACAGGTCACTGACTGCTGCCCGGGCACGGCTTCTGCGGGAAAAGAGGATGATCGGGTAGCGCAGAAGCTCCCCGATGGTCAGCACCTTTTCGTTCAGCTCCGGATAATGGCTGCTGCCGGCAACAAAACAGTCCTGCAGCTGCAGACCCTGCCACACCTCAAGCTGGGGATCGGCAATCGGAATGCGGACGACGCCCAGATCGACCTGGCCCTCTTTTAGATAAGAGATGACTTCAGGGGTGGTTCCATGGATTAGGTGCAGCCGGATGCCGGGGTAACGCTGATGAAAGGTTTCGATAAAGGGCAGCAGGTAATGCTTGAACAGGGAGTCACTGCCGCCGATACGCAGCTCGCCGTTATCGAGATTTTTGAGCTCGGCCATTTTTTTCTCCGCCTGGGTGATGAGGATATGGGACTGCTCAATGTAAGAGTAAAGTGTAGCGCCCTCCGGCGTCAGGGCAACGCCCTTGGAATTGCGGTTGAACAGGGTAAGCCCGAAGCTGTCCTCCAGCTGCTTGATGGCATGGCTGACGCTCGGCTGGGTGATAAACAGCGCCTTGGCTGCCTGGGACAGGCTTCCCGTTTTGGCTGCCCAGTAAAAAACCTTGTATAATTCGAAATTGTTCATAGACACAGTCTATAGCTCCTGTACAATATATTAATTACTTGTATAGCTCGTATTTGTATTATAGTGTAACAAGGAAAGATAAACCATAGCAGAAGGAGAATCGAGATGGAGGCGACCACATTTGTTTTATTCGGAGCGACAGGAGATCTGGCCCGCCGGAAAATATATCCTGCGCTGTACAACCTGTTTCTCGACCGCAAGCTGCATGATTCCTTCGCTGTAATTGGTCTCGGCAGAAGAGAAGTTGCTGATGAAGCTTACCAGGCCATGGTGGAGCGTTCGCTCCGGGATTTCTCCCGGCGTGAAGTGAAGGACACAGCGTCCGTACGCAGCTTCCTGAAGGCCTTCCGATATAATGTGCTGGATGTCGGGCACACTGAAGATTATGTGAATTTGCTTGAACGGGTCGAGCAGCTGGAGACAAGCATGGGCAGCACCCCTAACCGGATGTTTTATCTGTCGGTGGGGCCGGAGTTTTTTGAGCCGATTGCCCTGAACATTGAGGCCAGCGGCCTTGGGGCAGCGAAAGGCTGGAAACGGCTTGTCATCGAGAAGCCGTTCGGGCATGATCTGCTGTCTGCGCAGGAGCTGAATCAGACGCTCAGTAAGGCTTTTACCGAGGAAGAGATTTACCGGATCGATCATTATCTGGGCAAACCGATGGTGCAGGAGCTGGATGTATTCCAGCAGACCAACCCGGTACTGCATGCACTCTGGAACAACCGTTATATTGCCAATGTCCAGATTACCGCTGCCGAAACAGTTGGAGTCGAGGAAAGAGCCGGCTATTATGACCACGTTGGCGCGCTCAGGGACATGTTCCAGAACCATATGCTGCAGCTGCTGATGATGCTGGCGATCCGCCTGCCAAAGGACAGCTCACCAGACGAAGTCCGCTTCAAGAAAAAAGAAGTCATGGAAGCTCTCGAACCGCTTGACGAAGCTAATATAGAAGCCAGCGTTATACGCGGCCAATATACAGCAGGAGCTATTAAAGGCATAGCGGTTCCCGGCTACCGTTCTGAACCGGGAATAGCTGCCGGCTCAATGAACGATACGTTTGTTGCGGCGAGACTGCAGATTGATGATCCCTTCTGGAAAGGTGTTCCCTTCTACATCCGCACCGGCAAACGCCTGAAGGAGAAGTCGACGCGGATCGTCATCGAATTCAAAGAGCCGCTGAAACAGAGCTCCACCTTAGAAGAGGATGATATTCCTAATCTGCTGGTGTTTGAGATCAGCCCGAATGAAGGCATTACGTTGCAGCTCAAAGCCAGAGATCCGCGGAACAAAGGCAAGTTCAAGGCCGTTCATATCGACTTCCATACCAGCTCCATAGAGGTGCCGGAGGCGTACGAGAACCTGATCTATGATGCACTGCATGGAGATCCGTCGTTCTTTGCCCACTGGAATGAGGTAGAGCTGTCCTGGAAATGGGTACAGCCGATCCTGAACGCTTTTGCCGGCAATTCCGTGCCGTTATATTCCTATGCCGCAGGTTCACACGGACCGGCTGAGTCTGATCAGCTGCTGGCGCAGGACGGTCATCACTGGTGGCTGGATGCGCCAGTTGACGAGGAAAGTGAGATTACTCTGCTGGATGCTTCAAATTTTTAAATAGAAAATTGATAAAAATGAACTCGAAGTATTTTATAGTTAAACCAAAAACTGGAGGTTATCACAATGAAGTTTTTCATCGACACAGCAAATGTAGAAGACATTAAAAAAGCGTACAAAATCGGAGTCCTGTCCGGGGTTACCACCAATCCGTCGCTCGTAGCCAAAGAAGGCGTGAAATTCGAAGACCGCATTGCTGAAATCCTTCAGACTGTGCCTGAAGTGGAATCTGTATCCGCTGAAGTAACTCCTGACGCTATTACTGCAGAGCAGATGATTGCCGAGGCTGATGAGCTGATCAAGATCAATAATTACGATAAAAATATTACGATCAAGCTGCCGATGACCCTTGCGGGCCTTGAAGCCTGCCGTTACCTGACTCAAAAAGGCGTAAAAACCAACGTAACCCTAATCTTCACTGTGAACCAGGCGCTGCTGGCTGCCCGTGCCGGAGCTACTTATGTATCGCCGTTTCTCGGCCGTCTTGATGATATCTCTGAAGACGGTGTTCAGCTGATTGTAAAAGTTGCTGAGCTGTTCCGCATTCACAAGCTGGATGCCCAGATTATCGCTGCTTCCGTCCGTCACCCGGATCACGTTACCCGTGTAGCTATGGCTGGTGCGCATATCGCCACTATTCCGTTCAGCGTAATTGAGCAGATTTCCAAGCACCCGCTGACAGATCAGGGTCTGGAAAAGTTCGCTGCTGACTGGAAAAAGGCTCCACAGGTTTAATTATCCGGAACACGAAAGAGAGGTCTATTAAAGATGGGTAAACAGCAGATTGGTGTGGTCGGCTTGGCCGTTATGGGCAAGAACCTGGCCATGAATATGGAGAGCAAGGGATTTTCAGTAGCAGTATACAACCGTTCTTCTGAAAAAACGGATGAGCTGCTTGCTGAAGCAGCAGGCAAAAACTTTGTCGGTGCTTACAGCGTTGAAGAATTTGTACAATCGCTTGAGCTCCCGCGTAAAATTATGATCATGGTTAAGGCCGGCAAGCCGACCGACGATACCATCCAGCAGCTAATTCCGTTTCTTTCGCCGGGGGATATTCTGATTGACGGCGGCAACGCCTTTTTCCCGGACACACAGCGCCGTAACAAGGAGCTGCAGGCCCAGGGCTTCCGCTTTATCGGCGCAGGTGTATCGGGCGGTGAAGAGGGCGCACTGAAAGGGCCGGCGATTATGCCGGGCGGCCAGCAGGATGCCTACGAGCTGGTAGAACCGATTCTGACAGCTATCTCCGCAAAAGTGGACGGCGACCCGTGCTCGACTTACATCGGACCGGACGGAGCCGGACACTATGTTAAGATGGTTCACAACGGCATCGAGTACGGCGATATGCAACTGATCGGTGAAGCATACCAGCTGCTGAAGGATGTACTGGGGCTCGATACTGCAGAGCTGCATGAGATTTTTGCCGAATGGAACCGCGGGGAGCTGAGCAGCTATCTGATCGAGATTACAGCTGACATCTTTGCCAAAGCAGACCCGGAAACCGGCAAGCCGATGGTTGATGTGATCCTTGATTCCGCCGGCCAGAAGGGCACAGGCAAATGGACCAGCCAGAACGCACTGGATCTCGGCGTGCCGCTGTCCATCATCACGGAGTCCGTCTTTGCCCGCTTCCTCTCGGCGATGAAGGAAGAGCGTGTGGCAGCAAGCAAGCGACTGCAGGGTCCTGAAGTCAAGAGCTTTGACGGGGATGCCAAGGAATTTATCGAAGCTGTCCGCAAAGCGCTTTACGCCAGCAAAATCGCCTCCTACGCCCAGGGCTTCGCCCAAATGCGCGTGGCTTCGGACGAATACAACTGGAACCTGAACTACGGCAGCATCGCTATGATTTTCCGCGGCGGCTGTATTATCCGTGCCGGCTTCCTGCAGAACATCAAGGATGCCTATGACCGTGATCCTGAGCTGAAGAACCTGTTCCTCGATGAATACTTCAGCAATGTTGTCCATAGCTATCAGGACGCATGGAGAGACGTAGTAGCATTAGCCGTTAAACGCGGCATTCCAGTTCCGGCGTTTGCCTCCGGACTGGCTTACTATGACAGCTACCGCTCCGAACGTCTGCCAGCCAACCTGCTGCAGGCACAACGTGATTACTTCGGTGCACATACCTTTGAACGTGTTGACAAGCCGGGCAGCTTCCATTTCCAGTGGATGAGCCAAGGCGAATAATCTGCGTGATAAATAAAGTCCGGGCCGCTGGCCCGGGCTTATTTATGTCTGTACCGGTCAAGACTTTAGATATGCAACTATGCTATGATCGTGTTACCACAGGCAGGAGAGAGGTTATTATGAAGAACGCAAATGCCAATCTGATGAAAGAAATCAATCTGAATAATGTGCGCCAGGTGATGAAGCAGGCCGGAACAGCAACCAAGCCACAGCTGGCTGCGCTGACGAAGCTTAGTGTGGTGACGGTTAACTCGCTGGTCAAGGAGCTGCTGGATTCAAATGAACTGGTTGAAGACCAGACCGTTGCATCCGGCGGAGGCCGGCCGGCCCTGACCTACCGGTTCAACTATAATTACAGCCAGGCGCTGGTTCTTTACCTGAAAGAGAAACAAGGCCAGCGCGTTGCTTCCGCAGCCGTAATCAATCTTGGAAACGAGATCGTGAGCCAAAAGGAATATGTGCTGCCTGCCTTTAAACAGCAGTATTTTGCTGAGATCATCAGCAGCTTTCTTACTGCCTGCCCGCAGGTAAAAGTAATCGGCATGGGCATTCCAGGTCAGATCGTTAACGGCAGAATTGTCGTGGCCAGCCACCAGGAGCTGGAAGGGGCCACTTTGATTGAAGAGCTGGAGCAGCAGTTTCAGCTGCCGGTTATGGTGGAGAATGATGTTAACGCTGCAGTCTTCGGTTACCAGGCTTCCCGGGGAACTGCAGACAGGCAATGTATAACAGGTATCTACTTTCCGAAAAAGTATCCGCCCGGCATGGGCATTTATCTGAACGGAAATATCATCAGAGGCAAAAATGGCATGGCTGGAGAGATTAAATTCCTGCCGCAGAAAATTGACTGGTACGCTGAAGGGAGAGAAGAAGTGCTACTGCAGGCGGCCTGCCGGATTATCCAAAGTGTGAATGCCGTTCTTGCCCCTGATCAAATTGTGATCTATCAGGAGATAACGGAAGCTGCACGCTGGAATGAATTTTGGAACGGTTATCAGGCTCAGGAGCCGATGCCTCATTATCCTGAAGTGATTCTGAGCAATACCTTTCAGGCAGAGTATGAAGCAGGGATGCGTATGTTAACTTTGCAAGCACTTGATCCGGTCAGCATTCAATTTTAGTAATGTATTGACAAAAGCGAAAGGGTAGCGCATATTAAATAAAGAAACTTTATAAAGTAGTTATAATAATGAAAGAGGGATGATATGGCAACCTGGTTTCTGGTTATTATTTATCTGGCCTTTATCAGTCTGGGGCTTCCTGATTCTCTGCTTGGCTCAGCATGGCCGGTCATGCAGCCAGAATTGAATGCTTCATTAGATTCTGCGGGTCTTATCGCCATGATTATCGCTGCGGGAACCATTGTGTCCAGCCTGGCCAGCGGAAAGATGATTGAGTGGCTGGGGACCGGTAAAGTCACATTGATCAGCTGTCTTATGACGGCAGCAGCGCTGCTGGGCTTCTCGGCGGCACCTTCACTGATGTGGCTGCTGCTGCTGGCGATTCCCTTAGGGCTGGGAGCAGGCTCGGTCGATGCGGCGCTCAACAACTATGTAGCAGCCCATTATAAAGCGCATCATATGAATTGGCTGCACTGCTTTTGGGGAGTCGGGGCAACAATGGGCCCTATCATTATGTCTTTCTATATGACGGGGGGCTCCTGGCGCGGCGGTTATGCAGCAGTGGCAGTCATCCAGTTTGCACTTGTTGTTATTTTACTCGTAACGCTGCCGCTGTGGTCCAAAATAGCCGCTGTACATGAACAGAATAAGGCTGATGAGGAGCCAGAGCCGAAGCATTCCGGGAAAGACACCAGTGAAACAGGAACAGCCGCCAAGACCAATATCTTTAGGATAAAAGGGGTGAAAACGACCCTGATCGCTTTTCTGTTCTACTGCGGGGTAGAGATGACCGTCGGCTTATGGGGAGCCAGCTTTCTGGTAGGAACGCGTGAGCTTGATGCGCAGACAGCTGCCGCGTGGATCTCCATGTATTACGGTGGGATTACCATCGGACGGCTGCTCTCGGGATTCATCACGTTAAGGGTGAGCAATAAAATACTGATCCGCTCGGGCCAGCTTGTGGCCCTGGCGGGCGGAGTGATTTTGCTGCTGCCGCTCCCGGACTCTTTTCTGCTGGTCGGCCTGATTCTGATCGGTCTGGGGCTGGCTCCGATTTATCCGGGACTGCTGCATGAAACGCCAGCGCGCTTCGGCAAAGAAAATTCCACCCGGCTCATGGGCTATCAGATGGCTGTTGCCTATACAGGCACGACGCTGCTGCCCCCGTTATTCGGTTTTTTTGCCGCTAAGACAACTGTAGCCATCTTCCCGTTTACAGTCCTGTTATTTCTGAGCCTGATGTTTATGAGTGCCGAAAATGTTAACCGGGTGATCCGCGGCAAGCGGACCGGAATCCAATAATGAGAGGAAGTAGAACGTAATGAATCAAAAAGAACGGATGCTGGCAGGCCTGCCTTACAAAGCCTGGCTGGATGGACTGACGGAAGAACGGATT contains these protein-coding regions:
- a CDS encoding glycosyl hydrolase family 28 protein produces the protein MTMTDIFDVKRYGAAGDGVTVDTRAIQQAIDECHGSGGGTVVLSGGTFVSGTIILKSNVNLQLNPSAVLLASPDIYDFSEDTHYNRYINEKDMDRCFIYAEDAVNVSITGQGEINGNAENFPNEGSIYRPMMMRFLRCSNIHVTGLRLYNSTAWTTAFLDSENIWCENLDIRNDKKYNGDGLDYDGCRNVFISGCKILGTDDNLCLQAGSKDYPMKNVHIVNCHFTSICAGIRIGLKSVGDISSVTIHNCTFENVWREGIKIECTEGGSISDIVASGLVMRNVSRPVFILLNNRLEEIGSSIGLERMPEIGSLERIMLSDIIATDDEEMYKTHYRFTDDIMGSPSFNGIRVDACREHPIRDLILRNIMYTCAGGVQKTDIPAAYPQVHDMRLEHPEAAAENYYPDWSRTTFMDIRNVERLTLDGIRFHALREDTRESYIIEGSNTLKLDIVE
- a CDS encoding alpha/beta hydrolase family protein; the protein is MDYTTDAYIKALYQRTEAARNNRELCLTQNEQRNWLRSRLKQALGELPEASAPLNPVLLERVEYKKFILERISYSTEEALHVPVIVLVPKTGNGPWPAVLACHGHGNGQLDAAGLNSDYRELEEPGIHNRFAVRLVKQGMIVVIPEILGFGVRRVAEEMKNASSPSSCSTLVSQLMLFGRTLAGMRVYEAMRAVDYLSMRPDSDSSRIGIFGFSGGSLIAAYAAALDERIKAAVLCGWTNTFAGSILALHHCIDNYLPGILQAAEQPELVGLIAPRALFIESGVHDPIFPVQHVHSAISRLQQIYSARDAGSRLSYDLHPGKHEISGKVSVPWLYGMLITEAVNQG
- a CDS encoding LysR family transcriptional regulator, which gives rise to MNNFELYKVFYWAAKTGSLSQAAKALFITQPSVSHAIKQLEDSFGLTLFNRNSKGVALTPEGATLYSYIEQSHILITQAEKKMAELKNLDNGELRIGGSDSLFKHYLLPFIETFHQRYPGIRLHLIHGTTPEVISYLKEGQVDLGVVRIPIADPQLEVWQGLQLQDCFVAGSSHYPELNEKVLTIGELLRYPIILFSRRSRARAAVSDLFRGYGYELKPEIEVGSVGLLIEFARKGLGISFVTREFVSKELEEGSLFEIKLDVQLPPAQVGIMTRRNMPLTTAASKFIEITGTV
- the zwf gene encoding glucose-6-phosphate dehydrogenase, with product MEATTFVLFGATGDLARRKIYPALYNLFLDRKLHDSFAVIGLGRREVADEAYQAMVERSLRDFSRREVKDTASVRSFLKAFRYNVLDVGHTEDYVNLLERVEQLETSMGSTPNRMFYLSVGPEFFEPIALNIEASGLGAAKGWKRLVIEKPFGHDLLSAQELNQTLSKAFTEEEIYRIDHYLGKPMVQELDVFQQTNPVLHALWNNRYIANVQITAAETVGVEERAGYYDHVGALRDMFQNHMLQLLMMLAIRLPKDSSPDEVRFKKKEVMEALEPLDEANIEASVIRGQYTAGAIKGIAVPGYRSEPGIAAGSMNDTFVAARLQIDDPFWKGVPFYIRTGKRLKEKSTRIVIEFKEPLKQSSTLEEDDIPNLLVFEISPNEGITLQLKARDPRNKGKFKAVHIDFHTSSIEVPEAYENLIYDALHGDPSFFAHWNEVELSWKWVQPILNAFAGNSVPLYSYAAGSHGPAESDQLLAQDGHHWWLDAPVDEESEITLLDASNF
- the fsa gene encoding fructose-6-phosphate aldolase, with product MKFFIDTANVEDIKKAYKIGVLSGVTTNPSLVAKEGVKFEDRIAEILQTVPEVESVSAEVTPDAITAEQMIAEADELIKINNYDKNITIKLPMTLAGLEACRYLTQKGVKTNVTLIFTVNQALLAARAGATYVSPFLGRLDDISEDGVQLIVKVAELFRIHKLDAQIIAASVRHPDHVTRVAMAGAHIATIPFSVIEQISKHPLTDQGLEKFAADWKKAPQV
- the gndA gene encoding NADP-dependent phosphogluconate dehydrogenase, whose product is MGKQQIGVVGLAVMGKNLAMNMESKGFSVAVYNRSSEKTDELLAEAAGKNFVGAYSVEEFVQSLELPRKIMIMVKAGKPTDDTIQQLIPFLSPGDILIDGGNAFFPDTQRRNKELQAQGFRFIGAGVSGGEEGALKGPAIMPGGQQDAYELVEPILTAISAKVDGDPCSTYIGPDGAGHYVKMVHNGIEYGDMQLIGEAYQLLKDVLGLDTAELHEIFAEWNRGELSSYLIEITADIFAKADPETGKPMVDVILDSAGQKGTGKWTSQNALDLGVPLSIITESVFARFLSAMKEERVAASKRLQGPEVKSFDGDAKEFIEAVRKALYASKIASYAQGFAQMRVASDEYNWNLNYGSIAMIFRGGCIIRAGFLQNIKDAYDRDPELKNLFLDEYFSNVVHSYQDAWRDVVALAVKRGIPVPAFASGLAYYDSYRSERLPANLLQAQRDYFGAHTFERVDKPGSFHFQWMSQGE
- a CDS encoding ROK family protein, which encodes MKNANANLMKEINLNNVRQVMKQAGTATKPQLAALTKLSVVTVNSLVKELLDSNELVEDQTVASGGGRPALTYRFNYNYSQALVLYLKEKQGQRVASAAVINLGNEIVSQKEYVLPAFKQQYFAEIISSFLTACPQVKVIGMGIPGQIVNGRIVVASHQELEGATLIEELEQQFQLPVMVENDVNAAVFGYQASRGTADRQCITGIYFPKKYPPGMGIYLNGNIIRGKNGMAGEIKFLPQKIDWYAEGREEVLLQAACRIIQSVNAVLAPDQIVIYQEITEAARWNEFWNGYQAQEPMPHYPEVILSNTFQAEYEAGMRMLTLQALDPVSIQF
- a CDS encoding MFS transporter, whose product is MATWFLVIIYLAFISLGLPDSLLGSAWPVMQPELNASLDSAGLIAMIIAAGTIVSSLASGKMIEWLGTGKVTLISCLMTAAALLGFSAAPSLMWLLLLAIPLGLGAGSVDAALNNYVAAHYKAHHMNWLHCFWGVGATMGPIIMSFYMTGGSWRGGYAAVAVIQFALVVILLVTLPLWSKIAAVHEQNKADEEPEPKHSGKDTSETGTAAKTNIFRIKGVKTTLIAFLFYCGVEMTVGLWGASFLVGTRELDAQTAAAWISMYYGGITIGRLLSGFITLRVSNKILIRSGQLVALAGGVILLLPLPDSFLLVGLILIGLGLAPIYPGLLHETPARFGKENSTRLMGYQMAVAYTGTTLLPPLFGFFAAKTTVAIFPFTVLLFLSLMFMSAENVNRVIRGKRTGIQ